GCCATTTATTGCGTTCAATTTCACCCAGAGGTTTCTCATACAGAAGAAGGTGTTAAAATGTTGGAAAACTTTGTCTTTAATATTTGTAAGGCAGAGAAAAACTGGAAACTTACTAGCTATATAGACCGTACTGTAGAAGAAATTAGACAAAAAGTTGGTAATCAAAAGGTGATATTAGGGTTATCTGGAGGTGTAGACTCTTCTGTAGCAGCGGTTTTAATCCATAAAGCTATTGGCTCTCAACTGACTTGTATTTTTGTAGATACAGGGCTTTTAAGAAAAAATGAAGCACAAAAAGTAATGGAGAATTATGGTTCTCATTTCAATCTTAACATTAAGCTGGTAGATGCTTCGGAGAGATTTTTATCAAAATTAAAAGGTGTTTCAGAGCCCGAACAAAAACGAAAAATCATCGGAAATGAGTTTGTAGCTGTTTTTGATGAAGAATCTCATAAAATAGAAGGTGCTAAGTTCTTAGCACAAGGAACGATTTATCCAGATGTGATAGAATCTCAATCGGTTAAAGGTCCATCTGCGGTTATAAAATCTCATCACAATGTAGGTGGTTTACCCGAAGATATGGAGTTTGAACTTTTAGAACCTTTGAGAGAGCTTTTCAAAGATGAAGTAAGAAAAGTAGGAGAGGAGTTAGGTATTCCGCATCATTTAGTCTATAGACATCCGTTCCCAGGACCAGGGCTAGGTATTAGGATTTTAGGTGAAGTAGATGCTGAAAAAGCTAAAATATTACAAGAGGCTGATGATATTTTTATAGAAGAACTTTATAAAAATGATTTATACGATAAAGTTTCTCAAGCATTTGTAGTATTACTTCCTGTGAAATCGGTAGGGGTAATGGGAGACGAAAGAACTTACGAATATACGGCTGTACTACGTTCTGCTAATACCATAGATTTTATGACGGCAACTTTTAGTAAATTCCCTTGGGAATTTTTGGAAAAGGTGTCTAATAGGATTATCAATGAAGTTAAAGGCATCAATAGAGTAGCTTATGATATCTCTAGTAAACCACCTGCAACCATAGAGTGGGAGTAAAATTTAAGTAAAAAAAAATAGATTATATGTTTTTAAATATTTTAGAACATTCATTCACTAAGAGTGTAGGTTCTGCGTGGGATAAAACTTATGAGAAATTAGAAGATTGGCAGTTGGCTATATTTTCTAATATCCCAAATTTTATTGTAGCTATTCTTGTTTTTACGGTATCTTTGTTTTTATCTAGGCTTATTTATAAACTCGTTATAAGTTTGCTTTACAAAACATCTCTGCAGGATTCTGCTAAGAATGTAATCGCTAGAATAGTTTCCGTAGGTGTTATTATGCTAGGTCTTATACTCGTTTTAGTTGTTCTCAACCTTAATGGAGTATTAAATACCATCTTAGCTGGTGCTGGAGTAATGGGATTAGCCGTTGGTTTAGCATTACAAGGTACATTATCTAATACTTTTTCTGGGATTGTACTTTCTTTAGTTAAAAATATTAGGATTGGAGATTGGGTGTCCTCAAATAATTTCTCTGGTCAAATTGTAGATATAGATTTTAGAATGACGACCATAAAAGATATAGATAATAATATTGTGTTGATACCTAATAAATTAGTGTTAGACTCTCCACTAAAAAATGCTTCTTTGACGTCTCAAAGAAGACTTATCCTAACCTGCGGTGTGGGGTATGAATCTGATTTAGATAAAGTTAAAGAAATTACTCTAGAAACAGTAAAAAAAACGGTTGAACACTTAGTAGAGGAAGAGGAAGTTGTTTTTCTCTATACATCGTTTGGAGATAGTGCCATCGATTTTGAATTGAGGTGTATGCTCAATGTTAGCTCTGGTTTGTTGGTAGCACAACAAAAAAGTAATCTTATTACTGCCCTAAAGAAAAGATTTGATGAGGAAGGCATCAATATACCTTTTCCTATTAGAACTTTCAAATTTGAACAATAAAGAAAAAAGCCTTACTTTTTAGAAAGTAAGGCTTCTTTTTTTATTTCATATCATACATCACCATTGCAGTCATCAGCTTAGGAGATATTAGAGTAGATTTTGGTGGCATTTTTTGATTTAAGTCGGAGATTTTAACTAAATCATTAAAACTCACAGGATAAACTCCAAAAGCAATTTGATACTCGTTTGAATCAACTTTATCTTTTAACTTTAATATCCCGTTAATATCAGAAGTTCCCTTTAGAAACTTAACTCTATCAGAAGTTTTAGAGTTTTCTATACCTAAAATTGGCTTTAGAATAAACTTTTCTAAAAGATAATGATCCATACTATCTAAGCCTTCTTCGGTAGGACGAAGTTCGTGCTTGATATGTAAACTATAAAACTTTCCATCTAAATACATACTGATATGGAATTTTTTAGAAGGAAAATACGGTACTTCTC
The genomic region above belongs to Riemerella anatipestifer and contains:
- a CDS encoding mechanosensitive ion channel family protein, encoding MFLNILEHSFTKSVGSAWDKTYEKLEDWQLAIFSNIPNFIVAILVFTVSLFLSRLIYKLVISLLYKTSLQDSAKNVIARIVSVGVIMLGLILVLVVLNLNGVLNTILAGAGVMGLAVGLALQGTLSNTFSGIVLSLVKNIRIGDWVSSNNFSGQIVDIDFRMTTIKDIDNNIVLIPNKLVLDSPLKNASLTSQRRLILTCGVGYESDLDKVKEITLETVKKTVEHLVEEEEVVFLYTSFGDSAIDFELRCMLNVSSGLLVAQQKSNLITALKKRFDEEGINIPFPIRTFKFEQ
- the guaA gene encoding glutamine-hydrolyzing GMP synthase, yielding MQNGIIILDFGSQYNQLIGRRIREMEVYSEVLPYNTPIEVILEKNPKGIILSGGPSSVNAENAHLVDKALFEQSIPVLGICYGMQLTTHLLGGTVKKGIKGEYGKAELKIQQSSKLFQGVSEESIVWMSHFDEVEVVPEGFTINAKTEVISAISNEDKAIYCVQFHPEVSHTEEGVKMLENFVFNICKAEKNWKLTSYIDRTVEEIRQKVGNQKVILGLSGGVDSSVAAVLIHKAIGSQLTCIFVDTGLLRKNEAQKVMENYGSHFNLNIKLVDASERFLSKLKGVSEPEQKRKIIGNEFVAVFDEESHKIEGAKFLAQGTIYPDVIESQSVKGPSAVIKSHHNVGGLPEDMEFELLEPLRELFKDEVRKVGEELGIPHHLVYRHPFPGPGLGIRILGEVDAEKAKILQEADDIFIEELYKNDLYDKVSQAFVVLLPVKSVGVMGDERTYEYTAVLRSANTIDFMTATFSKFPWEFLEKVSNRIINEVKGINRVAYDISSKPPATIEWE